In the Bacillota bacterium genome, GCGAAGCTTCGCCACCACCGCGCCGCAAGCCTCTCCGGCGGCGAGCGTCGGCGCACCGAGATCGCCCGGGCGCTGGCGCTGCGGCCGCGGTTTTTGCTGCTGGACGAGCCGTTCACGGGCGTGGACCCCATCGCGGTCGCCGACCTCCAGCACATCGTGCGGGCGCTGGTGGAGCAGGGGATCGGCGTCCTCATCACGGATCACAACGTACGGGAGACCCTCGCCATCACCGACCGGGCCTACATCATCCATCAGGGCCGCATCCTGGTGGCCGGGCCTTTCGAGGAGATCGCCCGTGATGAACTGGCCCGGCGCTACTATTTTGGCGAGAGCTTCTCCATGTAGGGCGGGGTCCGGTCCGCCGGGCATCAGGCGGGTGACTCCGCGGTTTGGGCGCCGCCTGCCGAATAGATGTATGGGACGCGTCCCGGCGGCGGTTCGAGGGGGGCCGGCCGGCGCCCAAGAGGGGGCCACGACATTTACAGCCTGGCGCTCATCGCAGCCCTGCTGCTGATGGCAGGGCTCATCGCCTTCATCGGCGACCGCGTCGGCATGCGGGTGGGCCGGCGGCGGCTCACGTTGTTCGGGCTGCGACCGCGCCACACCTCCATGGTGATTACGGTGGCAACCGGCGTCCTCATCGCCGGCACATCCCTCGCCATCCTTACCGCCGCCTCCAACGAGGTGCGGCTGGCCCTGTTCCGCATGGATGAGATCCAGGCCATGCTGGCCGAAAACCGCCGCCAGTTGCAGAGCCTCCAGAAGGAGCTGGACCAGCGGCAGCGGGCGCTGGCTGAGGCGACAAAGGCGCGAGACCAGGCCGTCTCGCAGCGTGACAAGGCCGTGGAGGAGCGCGGCCGGGCCGAAGCGGAACTGCGCCAGGCACGGGGCCTCTTGGGCCAGGTTGAGGATGAGCTGGCGCGCACCCGGGCCGAGCTCACCGACGCCCAGAAGCGGCTCGACCAGACCCGCAAGGATCTCTCGTTCCAGGTCGCGCGGGTGCAGCAGTTACAGCAACTGGGAGAGACGCTGGCAGCGCGGGTTCAGGAGCTTCAGGGCCAGGTGGCCTCCCTCGAGCGCACCGAGCGGGAGCTGAGCGGCGCGATCATCGCCCTCTGGAACAGCGCGCGGCGGCTCCAGTACGGGGACCTGGTGTTCCGCCGGGACGAGATCGTGCTGTCCGCGGTCATCACGTCGGACGGGACGGCCGAGGGCGCGCGCCGCCAACTGCTGGCGTTTCTCAAGCAGGTGGAGGCCGCTGCTGCAGGCCGGCTTCAGGTGAGCGCGGGCTCGGGGCAGGGCGGGGAGGACCTGGTGCGCCTTTCGCCTGATGCGTTCGACGAGAGCGTGCGGATCCTCTCTGCCGGTAAGGGAACGTGGGTGGTGCGAGCGCGCGCGGACCACAACACGCTGGCAGGGGAACCCGTGGTGGTTCAGCTGGAACTGGTGCCCCGCAGCCTTGCTTTCCGAAAGGACCAGGTAGTGGCGGAGGCGCTCATCGATCCGACGAGCGAGCGGGTTGAGGACCGCGTCCTGGAGCTCCTGGGCCGTACCAACGAGGTCGCGATCACGTACGGCGGCATGGTGACAGGGCCGGATGGCACGGTGGGCAAGCTCGTCAGCGCCGACGAGTTCGTGCGCGTGGTGGAGCAGGTGCGCCAGCTCGGCAGGCCGGCGCGGGTGGTGGCCACGGCCGCCGAGGACACGTACAACACCGACGGCCCGTTGGCGGTGCGCCTCCAGGTAGAAGAGCCGGGCAAGGCACCGGGAAGGGATCGGCGCCCATCCGGCGGGTGAAGGGGGGAGGAAGGAGGTACCAATCTGGTAGAAATGCCAGAACCCTGCCGGCCCAAGCAGGACCTGGGCGGCAACCACAGAATTCCTGCTTACAGTCTCTGGTCTTTGTGACGGCGGCGAGAGCGCCGCAGGCGGCGCCACCCGGCGATGCCCTCTGCGGCTGCTGGGAGTTGGGCGGCGGGGCCCGACTTTTGACTGGCGCGAATTACCGTAATAGAGGGGGTTCAGGCTGCGATGTCGCGCAAGGCCCTGACGGTTCTGCTTGCAGTAGTGGCCCTGGCAGCGGCGGTGCCGGTGGCGGAGGCAGCACAGAGCCCGTTTGTGGACGTGCCGGAAGGGCACTGGGCGTACGAGGCCATTGCCAATCTGGCGGCGGCGGGGCTGGTGCAGGGGTATCCGGACGGGACCTTTGGGGGGTCTCGGACGCTGACGCGCTACGAGGCGGCCATGATCTTCTCCCGGATGCTGACGCGCCTGGAGAACGTGGTGCGGCAGGACGTGGCGGGGGAAGTGCAGGGGTTGTCGGCGCAGGTGGCGGGGGACGTCACGCAGCGGGTGATGGCCAGGGCCACGGCGGAGATCCAGCAGGCGATTGTGGCGGCGCGGGAGGCGCTGGCGCAGGATGTTGGGCGGATGGTGGAGGAGAAGCTGGCGCAGGCGCCGCCCCGGACGGTTGAGCGGGTGATCGTGGAGAAGCAGCCGCAGGTGACGGAGCGGGTGGTCGTGGAGCAACCGGTGGGGATCACCGACGAGGTGCGAGCGGCCATCGCCGCCATCGTCGCCGACCAGGTCAAGAGGGAGCTGGCTCCAGAGAAGCTCGGCCCGCTGGCGGCGGAGATGGTGAAGGCCAAGGAGTTCGAGGAGGCGCTCGACGCCAAGCTCAGCGAGCGCATCGGCCCGGTGCTCGGACTGCAGGGGCTTGACGTGGACGTGGCTGCGTTGCGGGGCGACGTGGACGCGATCCGAGAGGTCCTCAGCCGGCGGG is a window encoding:
- a CDS encoding DUF3084 domain-containing protein codes for the protein MYGTRPGGGSRGAGRRPRGGHDIYSLALIAALLLMAGLIAFIGDRVGMRVGRRRLTLFGLRPRHTSMVITVATGVLIAGTSLAILTAASNEVRLALFRMDEIQAMLAENRRQLQSLQKELDQRQRALAEATKARDQAVSQRDKAVEERGRAEAELRQARGLLGQVEDELARTRAELTDAQKRLDQTRKDLSFQVARVQQLQQLGETLAARVQELQGQVASLERTERELSGAIIALWNSARRLQYGDLVFRRDEIVLSAVITSDGTAEGARRQLLAFLKQVEAAAAGRLQVSAGSGQGGEDLVRLSPDAFDESVRILSAGKGTWVVRARADHNTLAGEPVVVQLELVPRSLAFRKDQVVAEALIDPTSERVEDRVLELLGRTNEVAITYGGMVTGPDGTVGKLVSADEFVRVVEQVRQLGRPARVVATAAEDTYNTDGPLAVRLQVEEPGKAPGRDRRPSGG
- a CDS encoding S-layer homology domain-containing protein, with the translated sequence MSRKALTVLLAVVALAAAVPVAEAAQSPFVDVPEGHWAYEAIANLAAAGLVQGYPDGTFGGSRTLTRYEAAMIFSRMLTRLENVVRQDVAGEVQGLSAQVAGDVTQRVMARATAEIQQAIVAAREALAQDVGRMVEEKLAQAPPRTVERVIVEKQPQVTERVVVEQPVGITDEVRAAIAAIVADQVKRELAPEKLGPLAAEMVKAKEFEEALDAKLSERIGPVLGLQGLDVDVAALRGDVDAIREVLSRRVSELSAAIEELRLRVGALEESSGVAASTQEGLAQSVAAVNDLVVRADQRITGLEDKVAGLEVVSAQKAAQGDVEALNKRVQSLEQSNRRLTWALVLVGLAAVAAVFMPAP